Proteins encoded by one window of Cytobacillus sp. IB215665:
- the hpt gene encoding hypoxanthine phosphoribosyltransferase: protein MNHDIQKVLVTEKEIQEKVKELGEVLTKDYQEKFPLAIGVLKGAMPFMADLLKRVDTYLEMDFMDVSSYGTSRVSSGEVKILKDLDTSVEGRDILIIEDIIDSGLTLSYLVELFRYRKAKSIKIVTLLDKPSGRKSDVEADYVGFIVPDEFVVGYGLDYLEKYRNLPYIGVLKPEVYTES from the coding sequence ATGAATCATGATATTCAAAAAGTATTAGTTACAGAAAAAGAAATTCAAGAAAAAGTAAAGGAATTAGGTGAAGTTCTAACAAAAGATTATCAAGAGAAATTCCCACTAGCTATCGGCGTGTTAAAAGGCGCAATGCCTTTTATGGCTGACTTATTAAAAAGGGTTGACACATACCTTGAAATGGACTTTATGGATGTCTCTAGCTATGGTACATCAAGAGTATCATCTGGAGAGGTAAAAATATTAAAGGATTTAGACACATCTGTAGAAGGACGAGATATCTTAATTATCGAAGACATTATCGATAGTGGCTTAACTTTAAGCTATCTAGTGGAATTATTTCGCTATCGCAAGGCCAAATCAATTAAAATTGTTACGTTATTAGATAAACCTTCTGGACGTAAGTCTGATGTAGAAGCAGATTATGTAGGCTTTATTGTACCTGATGAATTTGTTGTAGGTTATGGCTTAGATTATCTTGAGAAATATCGCAATTTGCCATACATAGGGGTCCTTAAACCTGAAGTATATACGGAATCATAA
- the ftsH gene encoding ATP-dependent zinc metalloprotease FtsH, with protein sequence MNRIFRNTIFYLLIFLVVIGIVGVFNNTNQTTEEMSYDVFIANLEGNNVKSLAIQPARGVYEIKGQLRSYESEEQYFITYTPTPFSEAMLQRIDTIAAENSVVDFVPAKETSGWVTFFTSIIPFVIIIILFFFLLNQAQGGGSRVMNFGKSKAKLYNEEKKKAKFKDVAGADEEKQELVEVVEFLKDPRKFAELGARIPKGVLLVGPPGTGKTLLARAVAGEAGVPFFSISGSDFVEMFVGVGASRVRDLFENAKKNAPCIIFIDEIDAVGRQRGAGLGGGHDEREQTLNQLLVEMDGFGANEGIIIIAATNRPDILDPALLRPGRFDRQITVDRPDVNGREAVLNVHARNKPLADSIDLKAIAMRTPGFSGADLENLLNEAALVAARRDKKKIDMLDMDEATDRVIAGPAKKSRVISEKERKIVAYHEAGHTIIGVVLDEADVVHKVTIVPRGQAGGYAVMLPKEDRYFMTKPELLDKITGLLGGRVAEEIIFGEVSTGAHNDFQRATGIARKMVTEYGMSDKLGPLQFGQAQGGQVFLGRDLHNEQNYSDAIAHDIDVEIQRFIKECYAKAKDILTENRDKLELVAKTLLEVETLDAEQIKYLIDNGRLPDRIEESSSDDVKVNISTKKEETPSDDQDQQD encoded by the coding sequence ATGAATCGGATTTTTCGTAATACTATATTTTATTTATTAATTTTTCTAGTTGTTATAGGTATAGTTGGTGTCTTCAACAATACTAATCAAACAACTGAGGAAATGTCATATGATGTATTCATAGCTAATTTAGAGGGCAATAATGTTAAATCTCTTGCAATACAACCTGCACGAGGGGTATATGAGATTAAAGGTCAATTAAGATCTTATGAGAGTGAAGAGCAGTATTTTATTACATACACACCAACACCTTTTTCAGAGGCAATGTTACAGCGGATTGATACAATTGCAGCAGAAAATAGTGTAGTCGATTTTGTTCCAGCAAAAGAAACAAGTGGATGGGTTACGTTTTTCACTTCAATCATTCCATTTGTGATTATCATTATTTTATTTTTCTTCTTGCTCAACCAAGCTCAAGGCGGTGGAAGCCGTGTGATGAACTTTGGTAAAAGTAAGGCTAAACTTTATAATGAAGAAAAGAAAAAAGCAAAATTCAAAGATGTGGCTGGTGCTGATGAAGAGAAACAAGAATTAGTTGAAGTCGTTGAGTTTTTGAAGGACCCTAGAAAGTTTGCAGAACTAGGCGCTCGCATCCCAAAAGGTGTTTTACTAGTCGGCCCTCCAGGTACAGGTAAAACATTATTAGCTAGGGCTGTTGCCGGAGAAGCTGGCGTACCTTTCTTCTCCATAAGTGGTTCTGATTTCGTGGAAATGTTTGTTGGTGTCGGTGCGTCTCGTGTTCGTGACTTATTTGAAAATGCGAAGAAAAATGCCCCTTGTATTATTTTCATTGATGAGATCGATGCCGTAGGACGTCAACGTGGTGCTGGCCTTGGTGGAGGTCATGACGAGCGTGAACAAACACTAAACCAATTGTTAGTTGAGATGGATGGCTTTGGTGCGAATGAAGGAATTATTATTATTGCAGCAACAAACCGCCCAGATATATTGGACCCTGCTTTACTTCGTCCAGGTCGCTTTGACCGTCAAATTACTGTCGATCGACCAGATGTTAATGGAAGAGAAGCCGTGTTGAATGTACACGCACGCAATAAACCGCTAGCAGATTCTATTGATTTAAAAGCAATCGCTATGCGCACTCCTGGTTTTTCAGGTGCTGATTTAGAGAACTTATTAAATGAAGCTGCTTTAGTAGCGGCAAGACGCGATAAAAAGAAAATTGATATGCTCGATATGGATGAGGCAACAGACCGTGTAATTGCTGGGCCGGCTAAAAAGAGTCGTGTCATCTCTGAAAAGGAACGTAAGATCGTTGCTTACCATGAAGCTGGACATACAATTATCGGTGTTGTACTGGATGAAGCAGATGTCGTACATAAAGTAACGATTGTTCCAAGAGGTCAAGCCGGTGGTTATGCAGTAATGCTACCAAAAGAAGATCGCTACTTTATGACTAAGCCTGAGTTGCTAGATAAAATTACTGGCTTATTAGGTGGACGTGTTGCTGAGGAGATCATTTTCGGTGAAGTGAGTACGGGTGCTCATAACGACTTCCAACGAGCAACTGGTATAGCAAGAAAGATGGTAACAGAATATGGTATGAGTGATAAGCTTGGACCATTACAATTTGGTCAGGCTCAAGGAGGTCAAGTGTTCTTAGGCCGCGACCTTCATAACGAGCAAAACTATAGTGATGCCATTGCACATGACATTGATGTAGAGATACAAAGGTTTATTAAAGAATGTTATGCGAAAGCTAAAGACATTTTGACAGAAAACCGTGATAAGCTCGAGCTAGTAGCAAAAACCTTACTTGAGGTTGAAACACTTGATGCTGAACAAATTAAGTATTTAATAGATAATGGAAGATTACCTGATCGTATTGAAGAGAGCAGTTCGGATGATGTGAAGGTAAACATTAGCACTAAAAAAGAAGAAACTCCATCTGATGATCAAGATCAACAAGATTAA
- a CDS encoding type III pantothenate kinase, which produces MIFVLDVGNTNTVLGVYEQNELKYHWRIETSRNKTEDEYGMIIKALFKHVDLDFLNIDGIIISSVVPPIMFALERMCHKYFNINPLIVGPGIKTGLNIKIDNPREVGADRIVNAVAGMHLYGSPLIIVDFGTATTYCYINEQKQYMGGAIAPGIAISTEALYSKAAKLPRIEIAHTNHVIGKNTVSAMQSGILYGYVGQVEGIVKKIKAQANVLPTVIATGGLASLIADESTVIDIVDPFLTLKGLQLIYQKNQDSYKN; this is translated from the coding sequence ATGATTTTTGTCTTAGATGTCGGGAATACTAATACCGTTTTAGGTGTTTATGAACAAAATGAGCTTAAATATCATTGGCGGATTGAAACGAGTAGAAATAAAACTGAAGATGAATATGGCATGATTATCAAAGCGTTATTTAAGCACGTAGATTTAGACTTTTTAAATATTGACGGCATCATTATTTCTTCTGTCGTTCCACCAATTATGTTTGCGCTGGAAAGAATGTGCCACAAGTATTTTAATATAAATCCGCTAATCGTTGGACCGGGAATAAAAACAGGTTTAAATATAAAAATAGATAACCCAAGAGAAGTAGGGGCAGATCGAATCGTAAATGCAGTAGCAGGAATGCATTTATATGGAAGTCCACTTATCATTGTCGATTTTGGTACTGCAACAACTTATTGTTACATTAATGAGCAGAAACAATATATGGGTGGGGCTATAGCTCCTGGGATTGCCATTTCAACGGAGGCGTTATATTCCAAAGCAGCTAAGTTACCTAGAATAGAAATTGCGCATACAAATCATGTTATTGGGAAGAACACAGTATCTGCAATGCAATCTGGAATATTGTACGGGTATGTCGGTCAAGTAGAAGGGATTGTAAAGAAAATAAAAGCTCAAGCAAATGTTTTACCAACGGTTATCGCTACAGGTGGACTTGCATCATTAATTGCTGATGAGTCAACTGTTATAGATATTGTCGATCCATTCTTAACGTTAAAAGGTTTACAACTAATTTATCAAAAGAATCAAGATTCTTATAAAAACTAA
- the hslO gene encoding Hsp33 family molecular chaperone HslO has translation MSDYLVKALAYDGQVRIYAAKTTETVGEAQRRQYTWPTASAALGRTMTAGVMMSAMLKGDEKITIKVDAGGPIGAIIVDSNAYGEVRGYVSNPQTHFDLNEHGKLDVARAVGTNGFLTVVKDIGLRENFTGSVPIVSGELGEDFTYYFVTSEQTPSSVGVGVLVNPDNSVLAAGGFIIQLMPGTDDDTIVAIEERLKTIEPISKLIEKGLSPEQIIYELIDKDHVKILDKQPVTFKCNCTKERFANAIISLGPDEIEEIIVEEGQAEAQCHFCNQKYLFSKEELEALKKEAM, from the coding sequence ATGTCAGATTATTTAGTAAAAGCTTTAGCTTATGATGGACAAGTCAGAATATATGCAGCAAAGACAACAGAAACTGTCGGAGAAGCTCAGCGCCGTCAATATACATGGCCGACAGCTTCAGCCGCATTAGGAAGAACAATGACTGCAGGCGTAATGATGAGTGCAATGTTAAAAGGTGACGAAAAAATTACGATAAAAGTAGATGCTGGTGGACCAATTGGAGCAATTATCGTGGATAGCAATGCATATGGAGAAGTGAGAGGGTATGTATCCAATCCACAAACACACTTCGATCTAAATGAACATGGCAAGCTAGATGTAGCAAGGGCCGTGGGGACAAATGGTTTTTTAACTGTGGTGAAAGATATAGGGTTGCGTGAGAATTTTACTGGTTCAGTTCCGATTGTTTCTGGAGAGTTAGGTGAAGACTTTACATATTATTTTGTAACATCTGAGCAAACCCCATCATCTGTTGGAGTAGGTGTTCTAGTTAACCCTGATAACTCTGTTCTTGCTGCAGGTGGGTTTATTATACAACTCATGCCTGGCACAGATGATGATACGATCGTAGCAATAGAAGAAAGGTTAAAAACGATAGAGCCAATATCTAAATTAATTGAAAAAGGGTTATCCCCTGAACAAATTATTTATGAACTAATAGATAAAGATCATGTGAAAATATTAGACAAACAACCAGTAACTTTTAAATGTAACTGTACAAAAGAAAGGTTTGCAAATGCAATTATTAGTTTAGGTCCTGACGAAATAGAAGAAATCATTGTGGAGGAAGGCCAAGCTGAAGCGCAATGCCATTTCTGTAATCAAAAGTATTTGTTTTCAAAAGAAGAACTTGAGGCTCTTAAAAAAGAAGCGATGTAA
- a CDS encoding peptidyl-prolyl cis-trans isomerase — MSKKALWILVFGLVIVNCFTIFILIGDKQDVVDVTKPVNLNEKIIQTESEEIIASVGNENIYRQQWLNELEAEYGKATLQIMIDRKVIELLAEKYNIQTDEESVERELKMIKKYSSLANDAWDDEKWREQIRYSMLLEQLLTKDANVQEDEIRDFYEKNKELYNIETKYHLSHIVVKTRAEAKQVNNELKEGSSFDVLAMEKSVDEFTANHGGELGVLSSDSKIVPKEYFETAEQLKQNEWSQPITVEGGFAVVLLHEKIDGINYTFESMKDQIRRQIALEQMDGPISAQPFWDEAEVSWFYGKDANK; from the coding sequence TTGAGTAAAAAAGCGTTATGGATACTTGTTTTTGGCCTTGTAATTGTAAACTGTTTTACAATCTTCATTTTGATTGGTGACAAGCAAGATGTAGTTGATGTTACAAAGCCTGTTAATTTAAATGAAAAGATAATTCAAACAGAATCAGAAGAAATTATTGCATCTGTAGGGAATGAAAATATCTATAGACAACAGTGGCTCAATGAGTTAGAAGCTGAATACGGAAAAGCAACTTTACAAATTATGATCGATAGAAAAGTAATTGAACTATTAGCTGAAAAATATAATATACAAACAGATGAGGAGTCTGTTGAGAGAGAGTTAAAGATGATAAAAAAATATTCCTCACTTGCTAATGATGCTTGGGATGACGAGAAATGGAGAGAACAAATCCGTTACAGCATGTTACTTGAACAATTACTAACAAAAGATGCAAACGTTCAAGAGGACGAAATAAGAGACTTTTATGAAAAAAACAAAGAATTATATAATATTGAAACAAAGTATCATCTATCACATATAGTTGTAAAAACAAGGGCAGAGGCAAAACAAGTCAATAATGAATTAAAAGAAGGGTCAAGTTTTGATGTGCTAGCCATGGAAAAATCTGTTGATGAATTTACTGCTAATCATGGAGGAGAGCTAGGTGTCCTTTCATCTGATAGTAAAATAGTACCTAAAGAGTATTTTGAAACTGCTGAACAATTAAAACAAAATGAATGGAGTCAGCCGATAACAGTAGAAGGTGGTTTTGCAGTCGTTCTTTTACATGAGAAAATAGACGGAATTAACTACACTTTTGAAAGTATGAAGGACCAAATAAGAAGGCAAATAGCACTTGAACAAATGGATGGCCCGATATCTGCACAACCATTTTGGGATGAGGCAGAAGTGTCTTGGTTTTATGGTAAAGATGCAAATAAATAA
- the cysK gene encoding cysteine synthase A yields the protein MKIVNSVNELIGQTPIVKLNRLVEDDSAEVYLKLEFMNPGSSVKDRIALAMIEAAEEKGLLKQGDTIVEPTSGNTGIGLAMVAAAKGYKAILVMPETMSLERRNLLKAYGAEIVLTPGSEGMGGAIRKASELREDHGYFMPQQFKNEANPEVHKLTTGVEIVEQMGDQLDAFVSGIGTGGTITGAGSVLKDKYPNVKIVAVEPSDSPVLSGGKPGPHKIQGIGAGFVPDILNTDVYDDILKITTEEAFEYARRAAKEEGILGGISSGAAICAALKVAKQLGKGKKVLAIIPSNGERYLSTPLYQFEE from the coding sequence ATGAAAATTGTTAATTCTGTTAATGAGTTAATCGGCCAAACGCCAATTGTAAAGTTAAACCGCCTTGTCGAAGACGATTCTGCTGAAGTATATTTAAAGTTAGAATTTATGAATCCTGGGAGTAGTGTAAAGGATAGAATTGCTTTAGCAATGATTGAAGCAGCAGAAGAGAAAGGTTTACTAAAACAGGGTGATACAATCGTTGAACCGACAAGTGGTAATACAGGAATTGGTTTAGCGATGGTTGCAGCAGCCAAAGGTTATAAAGCAATCTTAGTAATGCCAGAAACAATGAGTTTAGAAAGAAGAAATTTACTAAAAGCTTACGGTGCAGAAATCGTGTTAACTCCTGGTAGTGAGGGGATGGGCGGAGCGATACGTAAGGCTAGTGAATTGCGTGAAGATCACGGATATTTTATGCCACAGCAATTTAAAAATGAGGCGAATCCTGAAGTTCATAAGCTAACTACAGGAGTAGAAATAGTTGAACAAATGGGTGATCAATTAGATGCATTTGTTTCAGGGATAGGAACTGGCGGAACAATTACTGGAGCAGGTTCAGTATTAAAAGATAAATATCCAAATGTAAAAATTGTAGCTGTTGAACCATCAGATTCACCTGTCTTATCTGGAGGTAAACCAGGACCGCATAAAATTCAAGGTATTGGCGCAGGATTCGTACCAGATATTTTAAATACGGATGTGTATGACGATATTTTGAAAATTACTACTGAAGAAGCATTTGAATATGCGCGTCGTGCTGCTAAAGAGGAAGGTATTTTAGGTGGGATATCGTCAGGTGCAGCAATATGTGCGGCATTAAAAGTAGCGAAGCAGCTAGGAAAAGGAAAAAAAGTGTTAGCAATTATCCCAAGTAATGGTGAGAGATATTTGAGTACACCACTTTATCAATTTGAAGAATAG
- the trpE gene encoding anthranilate synthase component I, translated as MQQRRPVARKLPIKEDEWFKRYKYLSKDEPYHMLLESGRGGKYSIIGLRPFATIKGKNNQVEIIEHGQRSTIEGDPLVVLKDWMRKYKTEHVPSLPDFQGGAIGYISYDYVRQIEKLPKVAADDLLTPDICFFIFDDIFVYDHNENILWLMTIDNRDDERAQKRLDHYERMWSEEISHELNFAYPTHAGGHQNVSMSEEEFKEAVEKVKNYIAQGDVFQINLSVRQSKSITRHPIDIYEQLRELNPSPYMAYLEMGDVQIVSGSPELLIKKDGEEVSTRPIAGTRSRGTTHEEDVKLANELIQNEKERAEHVMLVDLERNDLGRVCQYGTVEVDEFMIIEKYSHVMHIVSNVKGKLGENKNAYDLIRAVFPGGTITGAPKVRTMEIIEELEPVRRGMYTGSIGWIGFSDNVELNIVIRTMVVKDGIAHIQAGAGIVIDSNPKYEYKESLKKAKALWKAIELCEAKKVNSFE; from the coding sequence ATGCAACAAAGAAGACCTGTAGCTAGGAAGTTACCTATAAAAGAAGATGAGTGGTTTAAAAGATATAAATACTTATCAAAAGATGAACCGTATCACATGCTACTTGAAAGTGGCCGTGGAGGGAAATATAGCATAATTGGTCTAAGGCCGTTTGCAACAATTAAAGGAAAAAATAATCAGGTTGAAATTATAGAACACGGTCAACGCTCTACAATAGAAGGAGATCCACTTGTAGTTCTTAAGGATTGGATGAGGAAATATAAAACTGAACATGTACCTAGCTTACCAGATTTTCAAGGTGGTGCTATTGGCTATATAAGCTATGATTATGTTCGACAAATTGAGAAATTACCTAAAGTGGCTGCTGATGATTTACTTACACCTGATATTTGTTTTTTTATTTTTGATGACATTTTTGTTTATGATCATAATGAGAATATACTATGGCTAATGACGATTGATAACAGAGATGATGAAAGAGCACAGAAACGTTTAGATCATTATGAGAGGATGTGGAGTGAAGAGATAAGTCATGAACTAAATTTCGCTTATCCTACACATGCAGGTGGACATCAAAATGTATCAATGTCTGAAGAAGAATTTAAAGAAGCGGTAGAAAAGGTAAAAAATTATATTGCACAAGGTGATGTCTTTCAGATTAATTTATCCGTACGGCAATCAAAATCAATTACAAGGCACCCTATTGACATTTATGAACAATTACGTGAGTTAAACCCATCCCCATATATGGCATATTTGGAAATGGGTGATGTTCAAATTGTTAGCGGTTCTCCAGAGCTTCTTATTAAAAAAGATGGAGAAGAAGTGAGTACGCGTCCGATTGCAGGGACCCGCTCTCGTGGAACAACTCATGAAGAAGATGTTAAGCTTGCCAATGAGCTTATTCAAAATGAGAAGGAACGGGCTGAACATGTGATGCTCGTTGACTTGGAGCGGAATGACTTAGGGAGAGTTTGTCAATATGGAACGGTAGAAGTTGATGAATTTATGATTATTGAGAAATATTCACATGTAATGCACATCGTCTCAAATGTGAAAGGGAAGTTAGGTGAAAATAAGAATGCATATGATTTAATTAGAGCTGTTTTCCCTGGTGGAACGATTACTGGGGCACCTAAAGTGAGGACGATGGAAATTATAGAAGAGTTAGAGCCTGTACGTAGAGGAATGTATACAGGGTCAATTGGTTGGATAGGCTTCTCAGATAACGTTGAATTAAACATAGTTATTAGAACAATGGTTGTAAAGGATGGCATTGCTCATATTCAAGCAGGCGCAGGTATTGTAATTGATTCAAATCCAAAATATGAGTATAAAGAGTCATTAAAAAAAGCTAAAGCACTGTGGAAGGCTATTGAATTATGTGAAGCTAAGAAAGTAAACTCATTCGAGTAA